One Paraburkholderia phytofirmans OLGA172 genomic window carries:
- a CDS encoding peroxiredoxin produces the protein MIQTGEKLPDATLFEFVEDERAGCTIGPNRFDVREQTAGKRVVIFGLPGAFTPTCSAKHVPGYVEHAEQLRALGVDEIWCVSVNDAFVMGAWGRDQHASGKVRMMADGSAAFTRALGLEQDLSARGMGIRSQRYAMVVDDGVVKTLNVEAAGKFEVSDAGSILATLS, from the coding sequence GCCCGACGCGACGCTCTTCGAGTTTGTCGAAGACGAGCGGGCGGGTTGCACGATCGGGCCTAACCGCTTCGACGTGCGCGAGCAGACGGCGGGTAAGCGCGTGGTGATCTTCGGGTTGCCGGGAGCGTTTACGCCGACCTGTTCGGCCAAACATGTACCGGGTTACGTCGAGCACGCCGAGCAGTTGCGCGCGCTTGGCGTCGATGAGATCTGGTGCGTGTCTGTCAACGACGCGTTCGTAATGGGCGCGTGGGGACGCGATCAGCACGCCTCGGGCAAGGTGCGCATGATGGCGGACGGCAGTGCGGCTTTCACGCGGGCGCTCGGTCTTGAGCAGGATTTGTCGGCGCGCGGCATGGGAATCCGTTCCCAGCGCTACGCGATGGTTGTCGACGACGGCGTGGTCAAGACGTTGAACGTCGAGGCTGCCGGCAAATTCGAAGTCAGCGATGCAGGGAGTATCCTCGCTACGTTGAGCTAG
- a CDS encoding DciA family protein produces MSRIPSFSRPPPKQFKARRPQPVAEVLNRTDAFVALRAGVEQIAALEKDLRELLPDYLATSVEPSFIKEGVLALFAGHNALAARLRQIEPRLLSDLQQRGWPVNALRIRVRPQPLKEPPPVKQARMTPVGADALHALSQSLAPSPLQEALAKMAARHRRNR; encoded by the coding sequence ATGAGCCGTATTCCGTCCTTTTCAAGGCCGCCGCCCAAGCAGTTCAAAGCGCGCCGCCCGCAGCCCGTCGCCGAAGTGCTGAATCGCACCGACGCGTTCGTGGCACTGCGCGCGGGCGTCGAGCAGATTGCGGCGCTGGAAAAGGATCTGCGCGAGCTGCTGCCCGATTATCTGGCAACGAGTGTGGAGCCCAGCTTCATCAAGGAAGGCGTGCTGGCTCTATTTGCCGGGCACAATGCGCTGGCGGCGCGCCTGCGCCAGATTGAGCCGCGCTTGCTGTCGGATCTGCAGCAGCGCGGCTGGCCGGTCAATGCGTTGCGGATTCGCGTGCGGCCGCAGCCCTTGAAGGAGCCGCCACCGGTCAAGCAGGCGCGCATGACACCGGTCGGCGCGGACGCGCTGCACGCGCTCTCCCAATCGCTCGCGCCCTCGCCGCTGCAGGAAGCTTTGGCGAAAATGGCAGCGCGGCATCGGCGAAATCGCTGA
- the secA gene encoding preprotein translocase subunit SecA yields the protein MTTGFLQKIFGSRNQRLVKQYQKTVTAINALEPQIEQLTDDQLRAKTGEFRQRVASGESLDKLLPEAFAVCREASKRTLKMRHFDVQLIGGMVLHYGKIGEMRTGEGKTLVATLPVYLNALSGRGVHVVTVNDYLAQRDAEWMARLYNFLGLSVGINLSQMDHGAKQEAYAADITYGTNNEFGFDYLRDNMVYETDARVQRALNFAVVDEVDSILIDEARTPLIISGQAEDHTELYVRMNALPPLLERQIGEEKADGTGVEKPGDYTLDEKGRQVFLTESGHEKAERLLSEWGLIGEGESLYAPQNITLMHHVYAALRAHTLFFKDQHYVVQNGEVVIVDEFTGRLMSGRRWSDGLHQAVEAKEHVKIQSENQTLASITFQNYFRMYAKLSGMTGTADTEAYEFNEIYGLETVVIPTNRPPKRIDKQDQIYKTAKERYDAVIRDIRDCHERGQPVLVGTTSIENSELLSHLLKQAGLPHEVLNAKQHAREAEIVAEAGRPKRVTIATNMAGRGTDIVLGGNAEKQASFIEKDETLSDEEKQRRIQKLHDEWQALHDQVKTAGGLHIIGTERHESRRIDNQLRGRAGRQGDPGSSRFYLSLEDPLLRIFAGDRVRAIMDRLKMPEGEAIEAGIVSRSIESAQRKVEARNFDVRKQLLEYDDVSNDQRKVIYQQRNELLEANDITETIGAMRHGVIADIVHPFVPAGSIEEQWDVPELEEVLRNEWQLDLAIQEMINESNSISADEILEAVEAAADEAYESKVEQVGRESFSAFERSIMLQTLDRSWREHLAALDHLRQGIHLRGYAQKNPKQEYKREAFELFAAMLDAVKLEVTRVVMNVQIQSPEQLEQAAEQYEEQGSHLENVEFRHAEFAEAAAAAPAAAEAATAAMIGEAMSHGSSHAAVSDLSADSVPKVGRNDPCPCGSGKKYKQCHGKIA from the coding sequence ATGACCACCGGTTTTCTACAGAAGATTTTTGGCAGCCGCAACCAGCGGCTAGTCAAGCAATATCAAAAGACCGTCACGGCGATCAATGCGCTCGAGCCGCAGATCGAGCAATTGACGGATGATCAACTGCGCGCCAAAACGGGTGAATTCCGCCAGCGCGTCGCGAGCGGCGAGTCGCTCGACAAGCTTCTGCCGGAGGCCTTCGCGGTGTGCCGCGAGGCCAGCAAGCGGACGCTGAAAATGCGCCACTTCGACGTGCAGCTGATCGGCGGCATGGTCCTGCATTACGGCAAGATCGGCGAAATGCGCACCGGCGAAGGCAAGACGCTCGTCGCCACGCTGCCGGTGTACCTGAATGCGCTGTCCGGCCGCGGCGTGCACGTCGTCACGGTCAACGACTATCTTGCCCAGCGCGACGCCGAATGGATGGCGCGTCTGTACAACTTCCTCGGTCTGTCGGTCGGCATCAATCTGTCGCAGATGGATCACGGCGCGAAGCAGGAAGCGTACGCCGCTGACATTACCTACGGCACCAACAACGAATTCGGCTTCGACTACCTGCGCGACAACATGGTCTACGAGACCGACGCGCGCGTGCAGCGGGCCCTGAATTTCGCGGTGGTCGACGAGGTCGACTCGATCCTGATCGACGAAGCCCGTACGCCGCTGATCATCTCCGGCCAGGCCGAAGATCACACCGAACTCTACGTGCGCATGAATGCGCTGCCGCCGCTGCTCGAACGCCAGATCGGCGAAGAGAAAGCGGACGGCACCGGCGTCGAAAAGCCGGGCGACTACACGCTGGACGAGAAAGGCCGCCAGGTCTTCCTGACGGAATCGGGCCACGAAAAGGCCGAGCGTCTGCTTTCCGAATGGGGCCTGATCGGCGAGGGCGAAAGCCTGTACGCGCCGCAGAACATCACGCTGATGCACCACGTGTACGCCGCACTGCGCGCACACACGCTGTTCTTCAAGGATCAGCACTACGTCGTGCAGAACGGCGAAGTCGTGATCGTCGACGAATTCACCGGCCGTCTGATGTCGGGCCGCCGCTGGTCGGATGGCTTGCACCAGGCGGTCGAGGCGAAGGAACACGTCAAGATCCAGAGCGAGAACCAGACGCTCGCGTCTATCACGTTCCAGAACTACTTCCGCATGTACGCGAAACTGTCCGGCATGACCGGCACGGCCGATACCGAAGCGTACGAATTCAACGAGATCTACGGTCTCGAAACGGTCGTGATTCCGACCAACCGTCCGCCGAAGCGGATCGACAAGCAGGATCAGATCTACAAGACCGCCAAGGAGCGCTATGACGCGGTGATCCGCGACATCCGCGATTGCCATGAGCGTGGTCAGCCGGTGCTGGTCGGCACAACCTCGATCGAAAACTCGGAGCTGCTGTCGCATCTGCTGAAGCAGGCCGGGTTGCCGCACGAAGTGCTGAACGCCAAGCAGCACGCGCGTGAAGCCGAAATCGTCGCCGAAGCAGGCCGTCCGAAGCGCGTCACGATCGCCACGAACATGGCCGGTCGCGGTACCGACATCGTGCTCGGCGGCAACGCCGAAAAGCAGGCGTCTTTCATCGAAAAGGACGAAACGCTTTCTGACGAAGAGAAGCAACGCCGCATTCAGAAGCTGCACGATGAGTGGCAAGCGCTGCACGATCAGGTGAAAACCGCGGGCGGTCTGCACATCATCGGCACCGAACGTCACGAATCGCGCCGGATCGACAACCAGTTGCGCGGCCGTGCCGGCCGTCAGGGCGACCCGGGTTCGTCGCGCTTCTATCTGTCGCTGGAAGATCCGCTGCTGCGCATTTTCGCGGGCGATCGCGTGCGCGCGATCATGGACCGCCTGAAGATGCCGGAAGGTGAAGCGATCGAGGCGGGCATCGTGTCGCGTTCGATCGAATCGGCGCAGCGCAAGGTTGAAGCGCGCAACTTCGACGTTCGCAAGCAATTGCTCGAATACGACGATGTGTCGAACGATCAGCGCAAGGTGATCTATCAGCAGCGCAATGAATTGCTCGAAGCGAACGACATCACCGAAACCATCGGCGCCATGCGTCATGGCGTGATCGCCGATATCGTTCACCCGTTCGTGCCGGCCGGCAGCATCGAAGAGCAGTGGGACGTCCCCGAGCTGGAGGAGGTGCTGCGCAACGAGTGGCAGCTCGATCTCGCGATCCAGGAAATGATCAACGAGTCGAACTCGATCAGCGCGGACGAGATTCTCGAAGCTGTCGAAGCCGCTGCGGACGAAGCGTACGAATCGAAGGTCGAACAGGTCGGCCGCGAATCGTTCAGCGCGTTCGAGCGCTCGATCATGCTGCAAACGCTGGACCGCAGCTGGCGCGAACATCTGGCCGCGCTCGATCACCTGCGCCAGGGTATCCATCTGCGCGGTTACGCGCAGAAGAATCCGAAGCAGGAATATAAGCGCGAGGCGTTCGAACTGTTCGCCGCGATGCTCGACGCCGTGAAGCTCGAAGTCACCCGTGTGGTGATGAACGTGCAGATCCAGTCGCCGGAACAGCTGGAACAGGCCGCCGAGCAATACGAAGAGCAAGGCAGCCACCTCGAAAACGTCGAGTTCCGTCACGCTGAATTCGCCGAAGCGGCAGCAGCAGCGCCTGCCGCCGCGGAAGCGGCTACCGCCGCCATGATCGGCGAGGCGATGAGCCACGGCTCGTCGCACGCCGCCGTGTCGGACCTGAGCGCGGACAGCGTGCCGAAGGTCGGCCGCAACGATCCGTGTCCGTGCGGTAGCGGTAAGAAGTACAAGCAGTGCCACGGCAAGATTGCGTGA
- the argJ gene encoding bifunctional glutamate N-acetyltransferase/amino-acid acetyltransferase ArgJ produces MAVNFPSIDPAQLHPVAGVTLGWAEANIRKPNRKDVLVISVGVGATVGGVFTQNRFCAAPVTVCRENLERVRAGGKPIRALVINTGNANAGTGEPGLADARATCAELARLVDMAPEQVLPFSTGVILEPLPVDRLKAGLPAALANRKEANWYDAAQAIMTTDTLPKATSRQVTIDGHTVTLTGISKGAGMIKPNMATMLGFLAFDAAVAQPVLDALVKHVADRSFNCITIDGDTSTNDSFILIASGESSLPAITSTDSPAYAALRDAVTDVAQTLAQLIVRDGEGATKFMTVQVEGGSSVGECRQIAYAIGHSPLVKTAFYASDPNLGRILAAIGYAGVDDLDVGKIDLYLDDVLVATAGGRNPAYREEDGQRVMKKSEIGIRVVLGRGNAQATIWTCDLSHDYVSINADYRS; encoded by the coding sequence ATGGCTGTCAATTTCCCCTCAATCGATCCCGCTCAACTTCACCCTGTCGCCGGCGTCACGCTGGGCTGGGCGGAGGCGAATATCCGCAAGCCGAACCGCAAGGACGTGCTGGTCATTTCCGTCGGCGTTGGCGCGACGGTAGGCGGCGTGTTCACGCAGAACCGCTTTTGCGCTGCGCCCGTCACGGTGTGCCGTGAGAATCTGGAGCGCGTGCGGGCAGGCGGCAAGCCGATTCGCGCGCTCGTGATCAACACCGGCAATGCGAACGCGGGCACGGGCGAACCGGGCCTCGCGGATGCGCGTGCAACTTGCGCCGAACTGGCGCGTCTCGTGGACATGGCGCCGGAACAAGTTCTGCCGTTTTCGACGGGCGTGATTCTGGAACCGCTGCCGGTCGATCGTCTGAAGGCAGGTCTGCCGGCCGCGCTGGCGAACCGCAAGGAAGCCAACTGGTACGACGCCGCCCAGGCGATCATGACCACGGACACGCTGCCGAAAGCGACCTCGCGCCAGGTCACGATCGACGGCCATACGGTCACGCTCACCGGTATCAGCAAGGGCGCCGGCATGATCAAGCCGAACATGGCGACCATGCTCGGCTTCCTCGCGTTCGACGCCGCCGTCGCACAGCCCGTGCTCGACGCGCTGGTCAAGCACGTGGCGGACCGCTCGTTCAACTGCATCACGATCGACGGCGATACGTCGACCAACGATTCTTTCATCCTGATCGCCTCGGGCGAATCGAGCCTGCCGGCAATCACGTCCACCGACTCGCCCGCTTATGCAGCGCTGCGCGACGCGGTGACCGACGTCGCCCAGACCCTCGCACAACTGATCGTGCGCGACGGCGAAGGCGCGACCAAATTCATGACCGTGCAGGTCGAAGGCGGCTCGAGTGTCGGCGAATGCCGCCAGATCGCTTACGCGATCGGTCACTCGCCGCTCGTGAAGACGGCCTTCTATGCATCGGATCCGAATCTCGGCCGCATTCTCGCGGCCATCGGCTATGCCGGCGTGGACGATCTCGACGTCGGCAAGATCGATCTGTATCTGGACGATGTGCTGGTCGCCACTGCCGGCGGCCGCAATCCGGCCTACCGTGAGGAAGACGGCCAGCGCGTCATGAAAAAGAGCGAGATCGGCATTCGCGTGGTGCTTGGCCGCGGCAATGCGCAAGCCACGATCTGGACTTGCGATCTGTCGCATGACTACGTGAGCATCAACGCCGACTATCGTTCGTAA
- the lpxC gene encoding UDP-3-O-acyl-N-acetylglucosamine deacetylase, with product MLKQRTIKSIVKTVGIGLHSGRKVELTLRPAAPGTGIVFSRVDLPTPVDIPASAMAIGDTRLASVLQKDGARVSTIEHLMSACAGLGIDNLYIDVTAEEIPIMDGSAGSFVFLIQSAGIEEQNAPKKFIKVTKPVEIRDGDKFARLDPYFGFKLKFTIDFRHPAVDKTGQALEVDFANTSYVREIARARTFGFAHEVEMMRELGLARGGSMDNAIVMDEYRILNNDGLRYDDEFVKHKMLDAIGDLYVVGHPLLASYTAYKSGHGLNNALLRELLAHEDSYEVVTFDDTQKAPRGFAYETQTAFA from the coding sequence ATGTTGAAGCAGCGCACTATCAAATCAATCGTCAAGACAGTCGGCATCGGCCTGCACTCCGGCCGCAAGGTCGAACTGACGCTCCGCCCGGCGGCGCCGGGCACGGGCATTGTGTTTTCGCGCGTGGATTTGCCCACGCCGGTGGACATCCCTGCGTCGGCAATGGCGATTGGCGATACGCGTCTGGCTTCCGTGTTGCAGAAAGACGGTGCGCGCGTGTCGACCATCGAGCATTTGATGTCCGCATGCGCGGGCCTCGGCATCGATAACCTTTATATCGACGTCACCGCCGAAGAAATTCCGATCATGGACGGTAGCGCGGGTTCGTTCGTGTTTCTGATTCAGTCGGCCGGTATTGAAGAGCAGAACGCGCCGAAGAAATTCATCAAGGTCACCAAGCCGGTCGAAATTCGTGACGGCGATAAATTCGCGCGTCTCGACCCGTATTTCGGTTTCAAGCTCAAATTCACCATCGATTTCCGTCACCCGGCTGTGGATAAAACCGGCCAGGCGCTGGAAGTGGATTTTGCCAATACGTCGTATGTGCGGGAAATTGCCCGTGCGCGTACGTTCGGCTTTGCGCATGAAGTAGAAATGATGCGCGAACTCGGTTTGGCGCGCGGCGGCAGCATGGACAACGCCATCGTGATGGACGAATACCGCATTCTGAACAACGACGGACTGCGTTACGACGACGAATTCGTGAAGCACAAGATGCTCGACGCGATCGGCGATCTGTACGTGGTCGGCCATCCGTTGCTGGCTTCGTACACGGCGTATAAGTCGGGCCACGGCCTGAACAACGCGCTGCTGCGCGAGCTGCTGGCGCATGAGGATTCGTATGAAGTCGTCACATTCGACGACACGCAGAAGGCGCCGCGCGGCTTTGCCTACGAAACGCAAACGGCGTTTGCGTGA
- the zapD gene encoding cell division protein ZapD, with translation MILYEYPFNERIRTLLRLEDLFERFTFFLTQEDAKEHHVALTTLFEISEVAGRADLKSDLMKELERQRQTLAPFRGNPGIEQNALEAVLGEIEQTLAGLSQMQGKTGQHLADNEWLASIRSRAIIPGGTCKFDLPSYYAWQQIHPDQRRQDIAKWVTPLLPLRDAATIVLRLARESGQASKVMAMQGSYQQMLSGRSYQLMQVRVAPELRVIPEASANKYMLWVRFTVQDGDLRPRAVDVDVPFQLTLCSL, from the coding sequence TTGATCCTTTACGAGTATCCCTTCAACGAGCGAATCCGGACGCTATTGCGGCTCGAAGATCTGTTCGAGCGCTTCACGTTCTTTCTGACTCAGGAAGATGCCAAGGAACATCACGTCGCACTGACAACGTTGTTCGAAATCTCAGAGGTTGCGGGTCGCGCGGATCTGAAGTCCGATCTGATGAAGGAACTCGAGCGCCAGCGGCAAACCCTGGCGCCGTTCCGGGGCAATCCGGGCATCGAGCAGAACGCGCTGGAGGCGGTGCTGGGAGAAATCGAGCAAACCTTGGCGGGGCTTTCCCAGATGCAGGGCAAGACCGGCCAGCATCTGGCGGACAACGAGTGGCTCGCCAGCATCCGCAGCCGCGCAATCATCCCGGGCGGCACCTGCAAGTTCGATTTGCCTTCGTACTACGCATGGCAGCAGATCCATCCCGATCAGCGTCGGCAGGATATCGCCAAATGGGTCACGCCGCTGCTGCCGTTGCGCGATGCGGCAACAATCGTGCTGCGCCTCGCGCGCGAATCGGGTCAGGCGTCCAAAGTCATGGCGATGCAGGGCAGCTATCAGCAGATGCTGTCAGGCCGTTCATACCAGTTGATGCAAGTACGGGTAGCACCTGAATTGCGGGTGATTCCGGAGGCCAGCGCTAACAAGTACATGCTCTGGGTGCGATTCACTGTGCAGGACGGCGATCTGCGTCCACGCGCGGTGGATGTCGACGTGCCGTTCCAGCTCACGTTGTGCAGCCTGTAA
- a CDS encoding NUDIX domain-containing protein produces MSDAQKNAAGRPVTEVAVGVLIQPNGHYLLAQRPAGKPYEGYWEFPGGKLEAGESVEAALARELHEELGIDVKASHLWHTLEHDYPHAYVRLFFCKVMQWSGEPHGREGQAFVWQTLPADVSPLLPATIPVLEWLAAEKN; encoded by the coding sequence ATGAGCGACGCGCAGAAGAACGCGGCTGGCCGCCCGGTGACCGAGGTAGCCGTCGGTGTGCTGATTCAGCCAAACGGACACTATCTGCTGGCGCAGCGCCCGGCCGGCAAGCCGTACGAAGGGTACTGGGAGTTTCCGGGCGGCAAGCTGGAGGCGGGCGAGTCGGTCGAGGCTGCCCTGGCCCGTGAGTTGCACGAAGAACTGGGAATCGACGTCAAGGCGAGCCATCTTTGGCACACGCTTGAACACGACTACCCGCACGCCTACGTGCGGCTGTTCTTCTGCAAGGTGATGCAGTGGTCCGGCGAGCCGCACGGCCGCGAAGGCCAGGCGTTTGTCTGGCAGACGCTGCCGGCGGATGTCTCGCCGCTGTTGCCGGCGACGATTCCCGTGCTGGAATGGCTCGCAGCTGAGAAAAACTAG
- the yacG gene encoding DNA gyrase inhibitor YacG — protein MPTVVKCPTCGKDVRWTPENRFRPFCSDRCKQIDLGAWAAEKYKIGGTSEEAQADESPGADYDPH, from the coding sequence ATGCCTACCGTCGTCAAATGCCCCACTTGCGGGAAGGATGTCCGCTGGACCCCTGAAAACCGCTTCCGCCCGTTCTGCTCCGACCGCTGCAAGCAGATCGACCTCGGCGCCTGGGCCGCTGAGAAGTACAAGATAGGCGGCACGAGTGAAGAAGCTCAGGCGGATGAATCGCCTGGTGCGGATTACGACCCACACTGA
- a CDS encoding ATP-binding protein, whose product MDKLEQFLTRAEAVLVRLEAMLPPAEPEIDWSAAVAFRWRKRQGRGYLQPVPAISSITLGDLQNIDRQKGLIEQNTRQFVHKQPANNVLLTGARGTGKSSLIKACLNAYAKDGLRLIEVDKDDLHDLGDIVDLIAERPERFVVFCDDLSFEDGESGYKALKVALDGSIAAQSDNVLIYATSNRRHLLPEYMSDNETYKHMADGEIHPGELVEEKISLSERFGLWVSFYPFKQDDYLSIIGHWLRYFGCDDAEVEAARGDALVWALERGSRSGRVAWQFARDWSGRKTSA is encoded by the coding sequence ATGGACAAACTCGAACAGTTTCTGACCCGGGCCGAAGCCGTGCTCGTCCGCCTCGAAGCGATGCTTCCGCCCGCCGAACCGGAGATCGACTGGTCGGCGGCGGTCGCCTTTCGCTGGCGCAAGCGCCAGGGGCGCGGCTACCTTCAGCCCGTCCCCGCCATTTCGTCGATTACGCTCGGCGACCTGCAGAACATCGATCGCCAGAAAGGGCTGATCGAGCAGAATACGCGTCAGTTCGTGCACAAGCAGCCGGCCAATAACGTGCTGCTGACGGGCGCGCGCGGTACGGGCAAGTCGTCGCTGATCAAGGCTTGCCTGAACGCCTATGCGAAAGACGGCCTGCGCCTGATCGAAGTGGATAAAGACGATTTGCACGACCTCGGCGACATCGTCGATCTGATCGCGGAGCGGCCGGAGCGTTTCGTGGTGTTCTGCGACGACCTGTCGTTCGAAGACGGCGAGTCGGGCTACAAGGCGCTGAAGGTCGCGCTCGACGGCTCGATCGCGGCGCAGTCGGATAACGTGCTGATCTACGCGACGTCCAACCGCCGCCATCTGTTGCCCGAGTACATGAGCGACAACGAGACGTACAAGCACATGGCCGACGGCGAGATTCATCCGGGAGAACTGGTCGAAGAAAAGATCTCGCTGTCCGAGCGCTTCGGGCTGTGGGTCAGCTTCTATCCGTTCAAGCAGGACGACTACCTGTCGATCATCGGCCACTGGCTGCGCTATTTCGGCTGCGACGACGCGGAAGTCGAAGCGGCGCGCGGCGATGCGCTGGTGTGGGCGCTGGAGCGGGGGTCGCGCTCGGGGCGTGTCGCGTGGCAATTCGCTCGCGACTGGTCTGGCCGGAAGACTTCGGCATGA